A stretch of the bacterium genome encodes the following:
- a CDS encoding sodium-translocating pyrophosphatase, translating into MSTSQIFIIVSGLVGIIYGVLLIVSVLKKPEGPAEQKDISQAIREGANAYLKRQYKTISIIAVLLAIGIYFALSLTTAIGFLIGGFLSALAGYIGMSVAVRSNVRVAEAAKTGLKQAFSLAFNGGAVTGFFVCALALLAVAGFYFITNNLSALIGLGFGGSLISIFARLGGGIFTKGADVGADLVGKIEAGIPEDDPRNPAVIADNVGDNVGDCAGMAADLFETYVATMIGTMLLGAFVAPSFIILPLVIGATAILGSIVGSWFVKLSGEAIMRALYKGLLASAIITLAALWFAIPKVINTENNINLFWSAVVGVVVTFLMVLVTDYYTSKKYRPVKSIAHSSQSGHGTNIITGLAVSLESTALPVIIISAGVLASFYLFGIYGVAIAASSMLSMAAIIVAIDSFGPITDNAGGIAEMAGLDEKVRKHTDALDAVGNTTKAVTKGYAIASAGLAALTLFVVYVAEIEKFGLRFGFQLVNPTVLIGLLLGAMLPYIFASFSIRAVGEAASKVVLEVRRQFKEMPGIMERTVKPDYAKAVDIVTIAAQKGMIIPALIPIVVPILVGWFLGLEALGGVIVGSLISGLFMAISMTSGGAAWDNAKKYIEDGHFGGKKSLAHQAAVTGDTVGDPYKDTAGPAINPMIKIVNIVALLIVGLLVK; encoded by the coding sequence ATGTCCACATCCCAAATATTTATTATCGTGTCGGGTTTAGTAGGAATTATCTACGGCGTTTTACTTATTGTTTCGGTTTTAAAAAAGCCAGAAGGTCCGGCAGAACAAAAAGATATTTCTCAAGCCATACGCGAAGGCGCCAACGCTTATTTAAAGCGCCAGTATAAAACAATATCTATAATCGCTGTGTTGTTGGCGATTGGAATATATTTTGCCTTAAGTTTAACAACAGCAATCGGTTTCTTGATTGGAGGTTTTCTTTCGGCTTTAGCAGGCTATATTGGTATGAGTGTAGCGGTGAGGTCTAATGTTCGCGTGGCTGAAGCCGCCAAAACTGGTTTAAAACAGGCTTTTTCTTTAGCCTTTAATGGTGGCGCTGTTACAGGATTTTTTGTGTGCGCTTTGGCTTTGCTGGCTGTGGCCGGATTTTATTTTATTACTAATAATTTAAGCGCTCTTATCGGCTTAGGTTTTGGCGGAAGTTTAATTTCCATCTTTGCCCGTTTGGGTGGTGGTATTTTTACTAAAGGCGCTGATGTGGGCGCGGATTTAGTAGGAAAAATTGAAGCTGGTATTCCGGAAGATGATCCTAGAAACCCAGCAGTTATTGCCGACAATGTTGGAGATAACGTGGGGGATTGCGCTGGTATGGCCGCCGATCTTTTTGAAACTTATGTAGCCACTATGATAGGCACAATGTTGCTGGGCGCTTTTGTGGCGCCCTCTTTTATAATTTTACCTTTGGTTATTGGTGCTACGGCAATTTTAGGCAGTATTGTAGGTTCTTGGTTTGTAAAATTATCCGGCGAAGCTATTATGCGCGCTTTGTATAAAGGCTTGTTAGCTTCGGCCATTATAACTTTGGCGGCTCTTTGGTTTGCTATTCCAAAAGTTATAAATACAGAAAATAATATTAATTTATTTTGGTCGGCTGTGGTTGGTGTGGTGGTTACGTTCTTAATGGTGTTAGTTACCGATTACTATACTTCTAAAAAATATAGGCCGGTAAAATCAATTGCCCATTCTTCTCAATCTGGGCATGGTACAAATATAATTACGGGGCTCGCTGTTTCTTTGGAAAGCACGGCCTTACCCGTTATTATTATTTCAGCTGGAGTGTTAGCTTCTTTCTATTTATTTGGAATTTATGGGGTAGCTATTGCGGCTTCTAGCATGCTTTCAATGGCTGCAATAATTGTAGCTATAGATTCTTTTGGTCCTATTACAGACAATGCCGGCGGTATTGCCGAAATGGCGGGTTTAGATGAAAAAGTTAGAAAACATACCGACGCTTTAGATGCTGTAGGCAATACAACCAAAGCTGTAACTAAGGGTTATGCCATTGCTTCGGCGGGTCTGGCGGCCTTAACTTTGTTTGTGGTTTATGTGGCAGAAATAGAAAAATTTGGTTTAAGATTTGGTTTCCAGTTGGTTAACCCAACAGTGCTTATTGGTTTATTGTTAGGTGCAATGTTGCCTTACATATTTGCTTCGTTTTCTATCCGCGCAGTAGGCGAAGCTGCTTCTAAAGTTGTTTTAGAAGTTCGACGTCAATTTAAAGAAATGCCCGGTATTATGGAGCGAACCGTAAAACCAGACTATGCTAAAGCGGTAGATATTGTAACTATTGCGGCTCAAAAAGGAATGATAATTCCGGCATTAATTCCGATAGTTGTTCCGATTTTAGTGGGCTGGTTTTTGGGTTTGGAAGCTTTGGGCGGTGTAATTGTCGGTTCGTTGATTTCTGGTTTGTTTATGGCAATTTCCATGACTTCGGGCGGCGCGGCTTGGGATAACGCTAAAAAATATATTGAAGACGGGCATTTTGGCGGTAAAAAATCTTTGGCTCACCAAGCCGCAGTTACTGGTGACACAGTCGGCGATCCTTACAAAGATACGGCGGGTCCTGCTATTAACCCAATGATTAAGATAGTTAATATTGTAGCACTGCTTATTGTTGGATTACTTGTAAAATAA
- the tig gene encoding trigger factor: MRVETKSLPKSQLELAVTLAESELENYFDAAAKELSRHNPIKGFRPGFAPRDVVIRELGQEKIEHMAYDLAVREKLAEVINEKKINFVGEPKVSKVLPKDGGIEFTAVFSVVPVIDPGEYKKIIVALEEVKVEEKEIAEVLEDIKKTRAQNLNVDRAAAKGDRVEIDFLVKKEGQMVDGGESKQHPLVLGEGHFIEGFEDNIVGLKEGETKNFSLTAPTNYHNKDLAGQKIDFEVKVNLVQERKLPELTDEFVKSLGKFASLDNLKTNIAEGIKMEKTAKAEEKRRAKIVEELVKNINAELPQELVEMEFEKMTAELADSLRQMNLTLENYLNHISKTPEELKKDWEPQAEKRVKAALVLKEISKRENVEVADAEIEEKLTSMMRQAPPLSHGQNLDLTALRGYVKNIIRNEKVFRLLEGGM; this comes from the coding sequence ATGAGAGTTGAAACTAAAAGTCTCCCAAAATCTCAATTAGAATTGGCAGTTACTCTTGCCGAGAGCGAGTTAGAAAATTATTTTGATGCCGCGGCTAAAGAGCTTTCTCGCCATAACCCCATAAAAGGTTTTAGGCCGGGTTTTGCGCCGCGTGATGTGGTTATTCGCGAATTAGGCCAAGAAAAAATAGAACATATGGCTTACGATCTGGCGGTTCGCGAAAAACTGGCAGAAGTTATTAACGAAAAGAAAATAAATTTTGTGGGCGAGCCCAAAGTCTCGAAAGTTTTGCCTAAAGATGGCGGTATTGAATTTACCGCTGTTTTTTCGGTGGTGCCAGTTATTGACCCGGGTGAATACAAAAAAATAATAGTGGCTTTAGAAGAAGTTAAGGTTGAAGAGAAAGAAATTGCAGAAGTTTTGGAAGATATAAAAAAAACTAGAGCCCAAAATTTAAATGTTGACCGCGCCGCCGCAAAAGGCGATAGAGTAGAAATTGATTTTTTGGTTAAAAAAGAAGGACAGATGGTTGATGGCGGGGAATCAAAACAACATCCCTTGGTTTTGGGCGAAGGACATTTTATAGAGGGCTTTGAAGATAATATAGTAGGTTTAAAGGAAGGAGAAACTAAAAACTTTTCTTTAACGGCGCCGACAAATTATCACAATAAAGATTTAGCGGGCCAAAAAATAGATTTTGAAGTTAAAGTTAATTTGGTTCAAGAGAGAAAATTACCCGAACTTACCGATGAATTTGTAAAATCTTTGGGCAAATTTGCTTCTCTAGATAATTTGAAGACAAATATTGCGGAAGGCATTAAAATGGAAAAAACAGCTAAAGCCGAAGAAAAGCGCAGAGCCAAGATAGTAGAGGAATTGGTTAAAAATATTAATGCGGAATTACCACAAGAACTTGTAGAAATGGAATTTGAAAAAATGACCGCAGAGCTAGCGGATTCGTTGCGTCAAATGAATCTAACTTTAGAAAACTATTTAAATCATATAAGTAAAACACCAGAAGAGCTTAAAAAAGATTGGGAGCCTCAAGCTGAAAAAAGAGTTAAAGCCGCCCTCGTTTTAAAGGAAATTTCTAAAAGGGAAAATGTGGAAGTTGCCGATGCTGAAATAGAGGAGAAGCTAACAAGTATGATGCGCCAAGCCCCGCCTTTGTCACACGGCCAAAACCTTGATTTGACAGCCCTAAGGGGGTATGTTAAAAACATAATACGCAATGAGAAAGTGTTTAGACTACTAGAAGGTGGAATGTAG
- a CDS encoding tyrosine-type recombinase/integrase, whose protein sequence is MHKLFADYLNYLEIEKNRSIKTVENYNRYLRRFFDYTKIDSPAGISNDVVRNYRLHLNRITPPLKKITQAYHLIALRNFLKYLAKRDVKTLTADKIELGKIGDRHIDFLENEEVERLLDSANGNSVKNLRDKALLELLFSTGLRVSELCSLNKESVNLKRGEFAVRGKGDKIRVVFLSEPARRALENYISKRDDLDEALFARNQNSKTPTSLLLRTRLRKDTVKLRRASKNKNSELRLTPRSIQRIVKHYATKAGIVKNIHPHTLRHSFATDLLRNGADIRSVQAMLGHANITTTQIYTHVTDTGLKEIHKTFHARRRRE, encoded by the coding sequence ATGCATAAACTATTCGCCGACTATTTAAATTATCTAGAAATAGAAAAAAACCGTTCAATAAAAACGGTAGAAAATTATAATCGCTATTTAAGAAGATTTTTTGATTACACTAAAATAGATTCACCTGCGGGAATTTCTAATGATGTAGTTAGAAATTACAGATTACATTTAAACCGCATTACTCCGCCCTTAAAAAAGATAACCCAAGCTTATCATTTAATTGCTTTGCGCAATTTTTTAAAATACCTAGCTAAACGCGATGTAAAAACCTTAACCGCCGATAAAATAGAGCTGGGGAAAATCGGCGATAGGCATATAGACTTTTTAGAAAACGAAGAAGTAGAACGCTTATTAGATTCGGCCAATGGTAATTCTGTTAAAAATTTACGCGATAAAGCTTTACTAGAACTTTTGTTTTCTACGGGCTTACGTGTTTCCGAACTTTGTTCGCTAAATAAAGAATCGGTTAATTTAAAGCGCGGGGAATTTGCCGTTCGGGGCAAAGGCGACAAAATACGTGTAGTTTTTCTTTCTGAACCCGCGAGGCGCGCTTTAGAAAACTATATTTCTAAAAGAGATGACCTAGATGAAGCTTTATTTGCGCGAAACCAAAATTCAAAAACCCCTACTTCGCTCCTCCTTCGCACAAGGCTTCGGAAGGACACAGTAAAGCTTCGAAGGGCAAGCAAAAATAAAAACTCGGAACTGCGGCTAACACCTAGAAGTATCCAAAGAATTGTAAAACATTATGCTACCAAAGCCGGTATTGTAAAAAATATTCACCCCCACACCTTACGTCATAGTTTTGCTACCGATTTATTGCGCAACGGCGCAGATATACGTTCGGTTCAAGCTATGCTGGGCCATGCCAACATAACCACCACCCAAATCTACACCCATGTTACGGATACGGGCTTAAAAGAGATTCATAAAACATTTCACGCCAGAAGACGGCGGGAGTAA
- the clpP gene encoding ATP-dependent Clp endopeptidase proteolytic subunit ClpP translates to MNLIPTVIEKTSYGERAYDIYSRLLKERIVFLGGSINDAVANTVIAQLLFLESQDPKKEIKLYINSPGGSVTAGLAIYDTMQLIKSDVSTICVGIAASMGAVLLAAGKKGRRLSLPNSEVMIHQVMGGVEGQAIEIEISARHIIKVKERLNKILARHTGKSLKDIEKDTDRDYFMSAEEAKAYGIVDEIISGKK, encoded by the coding sequence ATGAATCTTATACCCACAGTTATAGAAAAAACTTCATACGGCGAAAGGGCCTACGATATATATTCACGCTTGCTTAAAGAAAGGATCGTGTTTTTGGGCGGGTCTATAAATGATGCCGTGGCTAATACCGTAATTGCCCAGCTTTTGTTTTTAGAAAGCCAAGACCCTAAAAAAGAAATTAAACTATATATAAATAGCCCAGGTGGTTCTGTTACGGCAGGCCTCGCCATTTACGACACGATGCAACTTATTAAAAGCGATGTCTCTACTATTTGTGTTGGTATTGCGGCTTCTATGGGCGCAGTTTTATTGGCAGCCGGCAAAAAAGGCAGACGGCTTTCTTTGCCCAACAGCGAAGTTATGATCCACCAAGTTATGGGTGGGGTGGAAGGTCAAGCTATAGAAATTGAAATTTCGGCTCGGCACATAATTAAAGTTAAAGAAAGATTAAATAAAATTTTAGCGCGTCACACTGGCAAAAGCTTAAAGGATATAGAAAAAGATACCGACAGAGATTACTTTATGTCGGCGGAAGAGGCCAAAGCTTACGGCATTGTGGATGAGATAATCAGTGGGAAAAAATAA
- the trpS gene encoding tryptophan--tRNA ligase produces the protein MENRKRILTGDRPTGRLHLGHYVGTLKNRIALQNEYETFIILADLHTLTTKPEKENIQKLNENIRQLMLDYLAVGLDPKKVVFYRQSQVPEVAYLYLLFSMLVSKPRLERVPTLKDIMRDLKIANASLGLLSYPVLQSADILMVRANLVPVGKDQESHIEITREIANKFNKMYGEVFPEPEALIGNESITLVGTDGKAKMSKSLNNCIYLSDSAEEVKKKVMSMYTDPNRVHGDEHGQVEGNPVFIYHDIFNTNKEEVVDLKSRYQKGTVKDVEVKEKLVVAINNFLEPIRARRAEFENNPELINQILEEGTAKTRTEAQETLKLVKEAMGLQN, from the coding sequence ATGGAGAATAGAAAAAGAATTTTAACTGGAGATCGTCCCACTGGTCGTCTGCATTTAGGACACTATGTAGGCACACTAAAAAATCGTATTGCATTACAAAATGAATACGAAACTTTTATAATTCTCGCCGATTTGCACACGCTCACTACTAAACCCGAAAAAGAAAATATCCAAAAACTGAACGAAAATATTCGCCAACTTATGTTGGATTATTTAGCGGTGGGCTTGGATCCCAAAAAGGTTGTTTTTTACCGGCAATCTCAAGTGCCCGAAGTAGCTTATCTATATCTTTTGTTTTCTATGTTGGTTAGCAAGCCCCGCTTGGAAAGAGTGCCCACTTTAAAAGATATAATGCGCGATCTTAAAATAGCCAATGCTTCGTTGGGTTTGTTATCGTATCCCGTTTTGCAATCTGCCGATATTCTAATGGTGCGGGCTAATTTGGTGCCCGTGGGTAAAGATCAAGAATCGCATATAGAAATTACGCGCGAAATTGCAAATAAATTTAATAAAATGTATGGCGAAGTTTTTCCAGAACCAGAAGCTTTAATTGGAAATGAGTCGATTACGCTGGTCGGCACCGATGGCAAAGCCAAGATGTCTAAATCGCTTAATAATTGTATTTATCTTTCGGACAGCGCCGAAGAAGTGAAAAAGAAAGTTATGAGTATGTATACTGATCCCAATCGCGTTCACGGCGATGAACATGGGCAAGTAGAAGGCAATCCTGTTTTTATTTATCATGATATTTTTAATACAAATAAAGAAGAAGTTGTCGACCTAAAGTCGCGCTATCAAAAAGGCACTGTTAAAGATGTGGAAGTTAAAGAAAAGCTGGTGGTAGCTATAAATAACTTTTTAGAGCCTATTCGCGCTCGCCGAGCTGAATTTGAAAACAATCCAGAGCTTATAAATCAAATACTAGAAGAAGGCACGGCCAAAACCCGCACCGAAGCCCAAGAAACACTCAAGTTAGTCAAAGAAGCGATGGGATTACAAAACTAA
- a CDS encoding cold shock domain-containing protein codes for MTGTIKSVLKGKGYGFISREGQEKDTFFHFSELVGVTPDELNSGDTVSFEIVEKEGRTSATKVTRE; via the coding sequence ATGACAGGTACAATCAAAAGCGTTCTAAAAGGAAAAGGCTATGGATTTATTTCTCGCGAAGGTCAAGAAAAAGATACCTTTTTTCACTTTTCAGAACTTGTGGGTGTTACACCCGATGAACTAAATTCTGGAGATACAGTTTCTTTCGAAATTGTTGAAAAAGAAGGCAGAACATCTGCTACGAAAGTAACACGTGAATAA
- the nusA gene encoding transcription termination factor NusA, with the protein MIDLKQFISAIDQIAEEKGISKDKVMETIEMAMAAAYKKDYGEKGQNIRVKLDPKTGTAKFFQVLLAVDESMIFSEEEIAKMEAERAEREAKLKGESVEKSDRPSEGESSFAKATEDEEEETKDKKFRFNPKRHILIAEAKKIKSAIELGGELLIPLDTKEDYGRIAAQTAKQVIIQRIREAEREVIYETFKEKEGDILSATVQRMERGAVYLDIGKTTGALFPEEQIPQERYRIGQRLRVYVVRVDKDHRGPAIILSRKHPKIIAKLFELEVPEIASGVVEIKAIAREAGSRSKVAVYSSDPGIDPVGSCVGQRGIRVSAVINELGGENIDIVAWSDDESKLIANALSPAKVLNVDLNEVHHIATVDVSEDQLSLAIGKRGQNVRLAAELTGWKIDVKGTAPIVTEKPKAELESEEASVNSEETSSTDENKT; encoded by the coding sequence ATGATAGACTTAAAACAATTTATCTCGGCCATAGATCAAATAGCCGAAGAAAAAGGCATTTCTAAGGACAAGGTTATGGAAACCATAGAAATGGCTATGGCGGCCGCCTATAAAAAAGATTATGGCGAGAAAGGTCAGAATATAAGGGTAAAGTTGGATCCAAAAACTGGAACTGCTAAATTTTTCCAAGTTCTTTTGGCTGTGGACGAAAGTATGATTTTTTCGGAAGAAGAAATTGCCAAAATGGAAGCGGAAAGGGCTGAAAGAGAAGCCAAATTAAAAGGAGAGTCAGTCGAGAAATCAGATCGGCCTTCAGAAGGTGAATCCTCCTTCGCCAAGGCTACGGAGGACGAGGAAGAAGAAACAAAGGATAAAAAATTTCGCTTTAATCCCAAACGCCATATCTTAATTGCTGAAGCCAAAAAAATTAAATCTGCTATAGAACTGGGCGGAGAGCTTTTAATTCCCTTAGATACCAAAGAAGATTATGGCCGTATTGCGGCTCAAACAGCCAAGCAAGTTATTATTCAGCGTATTCGCGAAGCTGAAAGAGAAGTTATTTACGAAACTTTCAAAGAAAAAGAAGGCGATATTCTTTCGGCTACTGTTCAAAGAATGGAGCGAGGCGCTGTATATTTGGATATTGGCAAAACCACAGGTGCTTTGTTTCCAGAAGAACAAATTCCACAAGAAAGATACCGTATAGGCCAACGCTTAAGAGTTTATGTGGTTAGGGTAGACAAGGATCACCGCGGGCCAGCTATTATACTTTCGCGCAAACATCCCAAAATAATTGCTAAACTTTTTGAACTAGAAGTTCCTGAAATCGCTTCGGGCGTGGTAGAAATAAAAGCTATTGCCCGTGAAGCTGGTTCGCGCAGTAAGGTGGCTGTTTATTCTAGCGATCCCGGAATTGACCCGGTGGGTTCCTGTGTTGGTCAAAGAGGTATTAGGGTTAGCGCTGTAATAAATGAGTTGGGTGGCGAAAATATAGACATTGTAGCTTGGTCTGACGACGAATCTAAATTAATAGCTAACGCGCTTTCGCCAGCCAAAGTTTTAAATGTTGATTTAAATGAGGTGCATCATATAGCTACGGTAGATGTGAGTGAGGATCAACTTTCTTTGGCTATTGGCAAAAGAGGTCAAAATGTTAGATTAGCGGCCGAACTTACGGGTTGGAAAATAGATGTTAAGGGCACCGCACCGATTGTTACAGAAAAACCGAAGGCGGAACTGGAAAGCGAAGAAGCCTCGGTTAATTCGGAGGAGACAAGTTCTACAGATGAAAATAAAACATAA
- a CDS encoding type II toxin-antitoxin system PemK/MazF family toxin: MEKDFDKWNIKKKSVHYHGASLYCHPREVWWCSLGVNVGFEQDGTGENFDRPVVVIRGFNEYIFFGVALIGKNKKGKYYFPVGKIEEREASAVLSQVRIIDTKRLIRKITTLDEELFIKLNNSLKEILFG; this comes from the coding sequence ATGGAAAAAGATTTTGACAAATGGAACATTAAGAAAAAATCAGTCCACTATCACGGAGCTTCCTTATACTGTCATCCGAGAGAGGTCTGGTGGTGTTCCCTTGGTGTTAATGTTGGTTTTGAGCAGGATGGCACGGGTGAAAATTTCGATCGGCCAGTTGTAGTTATTCGCGGATTTAACGAATATATATTTTTTGGTGTAGCTCTTATTGGTAAAAATAAAAAAGGGAAATATTATTTTCCTGTTGGAAAAATTGAAGAAAGAGAAGCATCAGCAGTGCTTTCTCAAGTTAGAATCATCGATACTAAAAGGCTAATAAGGAAAATAACTACACTTGATGAGGAACTATTTATAAAGTTAAATAACTCTCTCAAAGAGATACTTTTCGGCTAA